The following is a genomic window from Myxococcus guangdongensis.
GTAGGTCGCGCGCGTCTTGCCCTCGCCCTCGGCCTCCAGGAGCCAGCTGCCCTTGTTGTCCTTCATGACCTCGCCTTCGATGAAGGTCCAGGCCATGCGGCGCGGGCGCTCCTCCACCACGCGGATGGAGTAGCGGACCGTCTTCATGACGTCGACCTTGTAGTGGACGTCGACGGTGTCGCCCTTCCGGTTGGCGGTGCGGATCTCCTTCACCTCCGGGAGGAACTCCGGGTAGCGCTCGTACTGCGTGATGACGTCGAACACCTTCTCGATGGGGGCGTTGATGACGATGGTCCGCGTGGCGCCAGGCATGGTGTCGGTCTCCGAAAGCGTCGAGGGGACGGCCTAGATGGAAGCGTATCCCGGCTTCTTGTCGAACTTGTGCAGGGACTGGATGAAGCGCACGGTGCTCGTCTTGCTGCGCATCACCACCGAGTGCGTCTCGCAGCCGCCGCCGAAGAAGCGCACGCCCTTGAGGAAGTCGCCGCTGGTGACGCCCGTGGCCGCGAACATCACCTCGCCCCGGGCCAGCTCCTCCGCCGCGTAGATCTTGGACATGTCGGTGATGCCCATCTTCTTCGCGCGCTCGATCTCGCCCGGGTTGCGGGGCACCAGCCGGCCCTGCATGTCGCCGCCGGTGGCGCGGATGGCCGCCGCGGCGATGACGCCCTCGGGGGCGCCGCCGGTGCCCATCAGCACGTCCACGCCCGTGCCCTCGAAACAGGTGGCGATGGCGCCCGCCACGTCACCGTCCTCGATGAGCCGGATGCGCGCGCCCGCGGCGCGAATCTCCTTGATGAGGTCCTGGTGCCGCTCGCGATCCAACACCACCACGGTGAGGTCCGACACGTAGACCTTCATCGTCTCCGCGATGGTGCGCAGGTTCTCCGTGGCGCTCTTGCGCAGGTCGATGGCGCCCCGGGCCCTGGGGCCCACGGCCAGCTTCTCCATGTACGTGTCCGGCGCGTTGAGCAGTCCGCCCTTGCTGGCCATGGCCACCACGGTGATGGAGCCCGGACGGCCGTAGGCGCACAGGTTGGTACCCTCGAGCGGGTCCAAAGCGATGTCCACCGCGGGGTCTCCGTCCGCGCGGCGGCCCACCTTCTCGCCGATGTAGAGCATGGGCGCCTCGTCGCGCTCGCCCTCGCCGATGACGATGGTGCCGTCGATGTGCAGCGCGTCGAAGGCGCGGCGCATCGCGTCCACGGCGGCCTGGTCCGACTCGTTCTTGTCCCCACGGCCCATCAGGCGGGCGGAGGCGATGGCCGCCATCTCGGTGACGCGCACCACCTCCATTGCCAGGTTGCGATCCATCTTCTGTGCTCCTTCAAGGTCCTGCGTTCGGATTTTCCAGCAGCCGGGCCACGGACTCCGGCAACCGCGTGGGCTTGCCGTCGCGCCCCACGCACGCGTGGAGGGTACGACCGGTGCACAGCAACGTGCGCGGCTCGCCCTCGCGAAAAAGCTCGTAGGTGAACACGACCGAGGCCCGCCGCAACTCGCTCACGCTCGCGCGGATGACGAGCATGTCGTCGTAGCGCGCGGGCGCCTTGTACGCGCAGCTCGCCTCCGCCACGGGCAGCATCCACCCGGAGCCCTCCAGCTCCCGGTAGCTGCCACCGCGGGCGCGGAAGAACTCGCTCCGGGCGAACTCGAAGTAGCGGAAGTAGTTCGCGTAGTAGACGACACCCATCTGATCCGTGTCGCCGTAGATGACGCGAAGTCGGGCCTCGACCATGAGGGCGCGGACCGTAGCAGGGGCTGGCCGCCTGCGTCCAAGCCGCGGAGAACCTTCTGGATTGCATCCACGCGGCCGGGCAGTGCAGCTTCTCGGACGTATGATTCGCGCCCTCGTCCTGACCGCGGTGCTGGCGTCGCTCCCCGCCGCCGCGCGTCCTCCCCGACTCACCCTGCTCATCACCGTGGACGCGCTCGGCAGCGACGTCCTCTTGCGCAACCGGCCCCGGCTCCAGGGCGGCTTGGGTCAACTGCTCGACAGTGGCGCCTACTTCCCGTACGCGCGCTATGGCTACGCGAAGTGCCGCACGGCGCCGGGCCACACCACGCTCGCCACCGGCGCCAACCCGTGGCGTCACGGCATCGTCGACAACCGCTGGTGGGACCGGGCCTCGGGCAAGCTCGTCTATTCGTTCGTGGACCCGGCGCACCCGGTGCTGGAGGCCGCGTCCAAGCCGGGCCAGGACGCGAGCCCCGTCAACATCATGGCGGAGACGCTGGCGGACCGGCTGCGCATGGCCACGCAGCAGCGCGGCAAGGCGGTGTCGGTGTCGCTCAAGTCGCGCGCGGCCATCGCCATGGCGGGCCGGCTGGGCCAGGCGTGGTGGTTCGACGAGGGCAGCGGCAGGTTCGTCACCGGCACCTGGTACGCGAAGGAGTTCCCCCAGTGGGTCCAGCAGCTCAACGCACGCAAGCTCCCGGACCGGTCCTTCGGCAAGGCGTGGGAGCTGTCGCGTCCGCGCGCCGAGTACGTGGGCGAGGATGATCTGCCCCACGAGGCGGACTCGTATGGCCTGGGCCGCGTGTTCCCCCACCCGCTCACCGGCGGACTGAAGGAGCCGGGGACGGAGTTCTACAAGGCGTTCGGCGTGTCGCCGGACTCGCACGACATCCTCGTGGAGGCGGCGAAGGCGGCCATCACCGGCGAGGGCCTGGGCAAGGACGCGGTGCCGGACCTGCTCGCGGTGAGCTTCAGCGGCACGGACAACGTGTTCCATGAGTACGGCCCGTACTCGTGGGAGATGCAGGACACGGTGTTGCGGTTGGACAAGGCGCTCGGGGAGCTCATCTCCGCGGCCGAGCGCGCCGCCGGCGGTCGCGCCAACCTGAGCATCGCGCTGGTGGCGGACCACGGTGGAGCGACGGCGCCCGAGCAGTGGGCCACAGCGGGCCTGCCCGCGCAGCGGATGCCCCCGAAGGCCATCAGCGAGGCCATCGCGGCGATGGTGAAGGAGCGCTTCGGTCCGGACGTCACCGTGGCGATGGAGGAGCTGGACGTGTACCTGGGAGGCCCCGCGCTGACGTCGGGCAAGGTGGATGGCGCCCAGGTGCGCCGCGCGGTGGTGGACTGGCTGATGAAGCAGCCCACCGTGGTGGCGGCGGTGACGCGCGAGGAGCTGTTCTCCGCTCCGGACCCGGCGGGCTACCTGGCCACGCTGCGCAAGGGCTACTACCCGGAGCGCAGCGGCGACGTGCTCTACCTGCTGCGCCCCTTCCAGGTCGTCTACTACGACGCGCAGGGCAGCACGCACGGCTCGCCGTATTCGTACGACTCGCAGGTGCCGGTGGTGTTCGCGGGCAAGGGCGTCAAACCGGGCACGTACATGACGGAGATGGACCCGGTGGACGTGGCGCCCACGCTCGCGGCGTTGCTGGAGATGGGCATGCCCGCGTCGACGGAGGGCAAGCCCCGGGCGGAGGTTCTCACCGGCAAGTGACACGGCCTCCCCGGGCCCGTGAGCGGGCCTAGGGGGTCTTCGCGATGAGCTTCTGGACCGCGTCGAGCTCCGCGTCCACCGACTGCCGCTGGGTGGAGAGCTGCTGGAGTTGGAGCTCGAACGCCTTGTCGACCTGCTGGATGTTCGCGATGCGCGACTCCAGCGTCCGTCCCTCGCGCGAGCCGGGAGGATGCTTCGCCGCCAGATTGGACAGGACGCCAATCAGGTGGGTGAGCTGGTGGCGCGACTGGAGGATGTGCTGGGACTGGAGCTCCAGCTCGGACTTCTTCGTGGTCAGCACCGCCAGTCGCGCCTGTGAGGCCGCGAAGCCGGTGCGGGGTGGAGCCCCCGAGGGCTGGAACCCGTCCTTCGATGACGCGTTGACCCGCGCCGGTATCGGCGTGAGGGGCTTCGTGTCAGGCGGACGTGCGGGGACGGACGCCTTCGGCGGAATGTCCGGGAGCCCTCGGGCCCCGGGCTTCTTGGGAAACTTGATCATGGTCGGCTGGGGGATGACGGCGCGACGCTGGCCCTACGAT
Proteins encoded in this region:
- a CDS encoding type II toxin-antitoxin system RatA family toxin, translated to MPGATRTIVINAPIEKVFDVITQYERYPEFLPEVKEIRTANRKGDTVDVHYKVDVMKTVRYSIRVVEERPRRMAWTFIEGEVMKDNKGSWLLEAEGEGKTRATYNVEMALGLLVPKAVVNALVDTSLPKMLDAFKKRAESP
- the glpX gene encoding class II fructose-bisphosphatase, whose protein sequence is MDRNLAMEVVRVTEMAAIASARLMGRGDKNESDQAAVDAMRRAFDALHIDGTIVIGEGERDEAPMLYIGEKVGRRADGDPAVDIALDPLEGTNLCAYGRPGSITVVAMASKGGLLNAPDTYMEKLAVGPRARGAIDLRKSATENLRTIAETMKVYVSDLTVVVLDRERHQDLIKEIRAAGARIRLIEDGDVAGAIATCFEGTGVDVLMGTGGAPEGVIAAAAIRATGGDMQGRLVPRNPGEIERAKKMGITDMSKIYAAEELARGEVMFAATGVTSGDFLKGVRFFGGGCETHSVVMRSKTSTVRFIQSLHKFDKKPGYASI
- a CDS encoding acyl-CoA thioesterase, with protein sequence MVEARLRVIYGDTDQMGVVYYANYFRYFEFARSEFFRARGGSYRELEGSGWMLPVAEASCAYKAPARYDDMLVIRASVSELRRASVVFTYELFREGEPRTLLCTGRTLHACVGRDGKPTRLPESVARLLENPNAGP
- a CDS encoding alkaline phosphatase family protein gives rise to the protein MIRALVLTAVLASLPAAARPPRLTLLITVDALGSDVLLRNRPRLQGGLGQLLDSGAYFPYARYGYAKCRTAPGHTTLATGANPWRHGIVDNRWWDRASGKLVYSFVDPAHPVLEAASKPGQDASPVNIMAETLADRLRMATQQRGKAVSVSLKSRAAIAMAGRLGQAWWFDEGSGRFVTGTWYAKEFPQWVQQLNARKLPDRSFGKAWELSRPRAEYVGEDDLPHEADSYGLGRVFPHPLTGGLKEPGTEFYKAFGVSPDSHDILVEAAKAAITGEGLGKDAVPDLLAVSFSGTDNVFHEYGPYSWEMQDTVLRLDKALGELISAAERAAGGRANLSIALVADHGGATAPEQWATAGLPAQRMPPKAISEAIAAMVKERFGPDVTVAMEELDVYLGGPALTSGKVDGAQVRRAVVDWLMKQPTVVAAVTREELFSAPDPAGYLATLRKGYYPERSGDVLYLLRPFQVVYYDAQGSTHGSPYSYDSQVPVVFAGKGVKPGTYMTEMDPVDVAPTLAALLEMGMPASTEGKPRAEVLTGK